Proteins encoded in a region of the Paenibacillus sp. E222 genome:
- a CDS encoding J domain-containing protein: protein MDFWARLELEPTQDVRVIKRAYAKQLRMTHPEDDPDGFQLLRSAYEQALKAAKELEKEGFLLSDRDQIELRPVHRQEIRHDEDRQTEQLNNLDRETLIEVDAKHDIENQEWLQENEADVKPVYPSIEQEHWVPPSWIEVSAPAEDLSATVLPLNRANWVSPSWMEALSLEGSRDLSDSVLLLAQARGILEDIFRRPEITVWEEWTQREELWRLDVKYHTGTELLQILVEYPYMPKAIWRILNEFFGWTERQDELRALLSDEIADRPTLELERAWELRYDTFDPEQEVDYETFIRYRDTVFQRMLQGEWRQVSPHIDAAMELYADDPDMLLLAGKFRLWNREEMAAEMLFERLIELVPESIDGLLHRARLLENAGHLELSVNLYNKILELHPNHLDALNGLARYHQHHGDDAKAIHLLQRIVSIHPFDFEAQIALIELNLALVEAQKKTAEDEKDWSARKELQRLVALSYVEMDEDEQLLRYMAEIHMADKLDEGLYVLWAQACIRMEKNEEALEILKNAEMAAIEAEGDIFAILFERGQLHLEMGNSPEAILDLDKSTQLNPSHAGAWHSLAIAHHRQEQNMKCIYFSDKAIELDPHVYAYRSLRAFCYYINGRYEEALVDYEHVTLDDSDHTMDWFRKGFSHLKRQQYAEALQSLKVSQTFGCSTNTPYYLAVAHARLGEGVQALEEVRTFRRENPEDPDGPLLEGDILREQGRVNEALNVYRNGLNENPGTYELIRMVIVCVMESDVQKRDDILNRLAEEMSNFDSIQLWGILFITRYHVESHSWERALSWVEVYIDGEPSENIDPHIWLYAGIAAYRMGDLNQALLDLDKAYRGGLEGDVCSYLSMVYYDIGNMDRARIYAEKAVREQPEHPDYVLRWEAIVARAEQRGLPFWRRLRKSKPAYELWPSRLPLQHLMPDDVVSLHFV from the coding sequence ATGGACTTCTGGGCGCGATTAGAACTCGAGCCGACGCAGGATGTGAGGGTTATCAAACGAGCTTATGCCAAGCAACTTCGGATGACTCATCCGGAAGATGATCCGGACGGTTTTCAGTTACTTCGATCCGCTTATGAACAAGCACTCAAGGCTGCTAAAGAGCTTGAGAAAGAGGGCTTTCTGTTAAGTGATCGAGATCAGATTGAACTGAGACCCGTGCATAGGCAGGAAATAAGACATGATGAGGATAGACAAACTGAACAACTAAATAACTTGGATCGGGAGACTTTGATCGAAGTTGATGCCAAGCATGATATTGAAAATCAGGAATGGTTGCAGGAGAATGAGGCTGATGTTAAACCAGTGTATCCCTCCATAGAACAAGAGCACTGGGTGCCTCCGTCTTGGATTGAAGTCTCTGCTCCTGCAGAAGATCTAAGTGCTACTGTTTTACCGCTGAATAGAGCGAATTGGGTATCTCCATCGTGGATGGAGGCATTATCGCTTGAAGGTTCCAGAGACCTGAGCGATTCAGTGTTGCTGCTGGCTCAGGCACGAGGTATTCTGGAGGATATTTTTAGGCGCCCAGAAATCACTGTTTGGGAAGAATGGACACAGAGAGAGGAGCTATGGCGGCTCGATGTGAAATATCACACCGGAACTGAATTGCTGCAGATTCTGGTGGAATATCCTTATATGCCGAAAGCAATCTGGCGCATATTAAATGAATTCTTCGGATGGACGGAGCGTCAGGATGAATTAAGAGCGTTGTTATCGGATGAAATTGCTGATCGTCCTACTCTAGAGCTGGAACGTGCTTGGGAATTGCGTTACGACACGTTTGATCCTGAACAAGAAGTGGATTATGAAACGTTCATACGGTACCGGGATACTGTATTTCAAAGGATGTTACAGGGGGAGTGGAGACAAGTCAGTCCCCATATTGACGCTGCGATGGAGTTATATGCAGACGATCCCGATATGCTTCTGTTGGCAGGCAAATTTCGTCTGTGGAATCGAGAGGAAATGGCTGCAGAGATGTTGTTTGAACGACTGATTGAACTGGTTCCTGAATCTATAGACGGATTGCTTCACCGTGCAAGATTGTTGGAAAATGCGGGACATCTTGAGCTGTCCGTCAATTTGTACAATAAGATTCTGGAGCTTCATCCCAATCATCTGGATGCCTTAAATGGACTTGCGAGATATCATCAACATCACGGAGATGACGCCAAGGCAATCCATCTATTGCAACGGATTGTCTCCATTCATCCGTTTGATTTTGAAGCACAGATTGCTTTGATAGAATTAAATCTGGCTTTAGTTGAGGCGCAGAAGAAAACGGCAGAGGATGAGAAGGATTGGAGTGCTCGCAAAGAGCTTCAACGTCTGGTTGCCCTAAGTTATGTCGAAATGGATGAAGATGAACAGCTTCTTCGATATATGGCCGAAATTCACATGGCGGATAAGCTCGATGAAGGTTTATATGTATTGTGGGCGCAGGCATGCATTCGGATGGAGAAAAATGAGGAAGCGCTGGAGATCCTAAAAAATGCGGAAATGGCAGCAATCGAAGCGGAAGGCGATATTTTTGCAATCCTTTTTGAACGCGGTCAGTTGCATCTCGAAATGGGAAACAGCCCAGAGGCAATACTTGATCTGGATAAATCGACCCAGTTGAATCCTTCCCATGCAGGGGCGTGGCACTCTCTTGCGATTGCACATCATCGCCAGGAACAAAACATGAAATGTATTTATTTTTCAGATAAGGCCATTGAACTTGATCCTCACGTATATGCATACCGATCATTAAGGGCATTTTGTTACTATATTAACGGAAGATATGAAGAAGCGTTGGTTGACTATGAGCATGTTACACTTGATGATTCGGATCACACGATGGACTGGTTTCGCAAGGGCTTCTCACATCTGAAAAGGCAGCAATATGCCGAAGCGCTCCAATCACTTAAAGTATCACAAACATTTGGGTGCTCTACAAACACACCCTATTATTTGGCGGTTGCTCATGCAAGATTGGGGGAGGGCGTTCAGGCGCTGGAGGAAGTTAGAACATTTCGCAGGGAAAATCCTGAAGATCCGGACGGTCCTCTGCTTGAAGGGGATATTTTGCGTGAGCAAGGAAGGGTTAACGAGGCACTGAATGTGTACAGGAATGGCCTGAACGAAAACCCCGGCACATATGAACTGATCAGAATGGTAATTGTTTGCGTCATGGAGTCCGATGTTCAAAAACGAGATGATATATTGAATCGGCTGGCTGAAGAGATGTCTAACTTCGATTCGATTCAGCTGTGGGGAATACTCTTCATAACACGCTATCATGTGGAAAGTCATTCTTGGGAGCGAGCCCTTTCTTGGGTTGAGGTTTATATAGACGGAGAACCATCAGAGAATATTGATCCTCATATTTGGTTGTACGCGGGGATTGCTGCTTACCGTATGGGGGATTTGAATCAGGCGCTGCTTGATCTCGACAAAGCGTATCGTGGAGGGCTTGAAGGTGATGTATGCAGTTACCTGAGCATGGTCTATTACGATATCGGAAATATGGATCGTGCGCGTATTTATGCCGAAAAAGCAGTTCGTGAACAGCCGGAACATCCAGACTACGTTCTGAGATGGGAAGCTATCGTTGCCCGTGCAGAACAGCGAGGACTTCCATTTTGGAGAAGATTGAGAAAATCAAAACCGGCGTATGAACTGTGGCCATCCAGGTTACCGCTTCAACATCTGATGCCTGATGACGTCGTGAGTTTACATTTTGTATAA
- the uvrA gene encoding excinuclease ABC subunit UvrA: MASENIVIKGARAHNLKNIDITIPRDRFVVLTGLSGSGKSSLAFDTIYAEGQRRYVESLSAYARQFLGQMEKPDVDSIEGLSPAISIDQKTTSRNPRSTVGTVTEIYDYLRLLFARVGHPHCPDHGVEISSQTVEQMVDRIMQYPERTRLQILAPIVSGRKGEHKSVFSDISKQGFVRVRVNGELRDLSEDIQLEKNKKHTIEVVVDRIVIKEDVQSRLADSIETALNLSGGQLLVDIMGEEELRFSSNFACPVCGFSIEELAPRMFSFNSPFGACPDCDGLGVKMIVDPDLLVPDRSKTIEEGAFDAWTGGTSTYYPQFLKSVCEHFNIPQNVPVEDLPAEQMNKLLQGTGTEKIRFRYENDFGQRKEALVTFEGIVNNLERRYRETASEGIREFIEGYMSAKPCGTCKGQRLKRESLAVTINDHNMAYVTSLSIGEAGRFFDSLQLSEKEEIIAKLILKEINSRLGFLVNVGLDYLTLSRAAGTLSGGEAQRIRLATQIGSSLMGVLYILDEPSIGLHQRDNDRLISTLAHMRDIGNTLIVVEHDEDTMMAADYIIDIGPGAGIHGGTIMSQGTPEEIMNDENSLTGQYLSGRKFIPVRTERRSVGDRWLEVRGAKENNLKNLNVKIPVGVFTAVTGVSGSGKSTLINEILYKTLARDLNRARVRPGQHKEIRGLEHIDKVIDIDQSPIGRTPRSNPATYTGVFDDIRDLFAQTNEAKVRGYKKGRFSFNIKGGRCEACRGDGIIKIEMHFLPDVYVPCEVCKGKRYNRETLEVKYKNRNIADVLEMTVEDATQFFENIPKIHRKMQTLLDVGLGYINLGQPATTLSGGEAQRVKLASELYRRSTGKTIYILDEPTTGLHVDDIDRLLNVLHRLVDSGESVLVIEHNLDVIKTADYIVDLGPEGGSGGGTIVATGTPEDIIKVEASYTGKYLKPVLERDTERSKTLQLTE; the protein is encoded by the coding sequence TTGGCGAGCGAGAACATTGTCATCAAAGGCGCGCGAGCGCATAACCTCAAAAACATTGATATCACCATCCCGCGTGACCGTTTTGTTGTATTAACCGGTCTGAGTGGCTCAGGCAAGTCCTCGCTGGCTTTTGACACGATATATGCCGAAGGACAGCGACGTTACGTTGAATCATTATCGGCTTATGCACGGCAGTTTCTGGGGCAGATGGAGAAACCGGACGTTGATTCCATTGAAGGATTGTCTCCGGCCATCTCCATAGATCAGAAAACGACAAGTCGTAACCCGCGTTCTACCGTGGGAACCGTTACGGAAATCTATGATTACCTGCGTCTGTTGTTTGCACGTGTGGGACATCCTCATTGTCCGGATCATGGCGTGGAAATTAGCTCCCAGACCGTAGAACAAATGGTTGACCGCATCATGCAATATCCTGAACGGACCCGATTGCAGATTCTGGCACCGATTGTCTCGGGACGCAAGGGTGAACACAAAAGTGTGTTTTCCGATATCTCCAAACAAGGTTTTGTCCGTGTTCGGGTGAACGGGGAATTACGTGATCTGTCCGAAGATATTCAATTGGAGAAGAACAAAAAGCATACGATTGAAGTTGTGGTTGACCGGATAGTAATCAAGGAAGATGTGCAATCACGTTTGGCCGATTCTATTGAGACTGCACTTAATCTGTCCGGTGGACAACTGCTGGTAGATATTATGGGTGAAGAAGAACTGCGTTTCAGTTCCAACTTTGCCTGCCCGGTGTGTGGATTCAGTATTGAAGAGCTTGCGCCGCGCATGTTTTCGTTCAACAGCCCATTTGGAGCCTGCCCGGATTGTGATGGATTAGGTGTCAAAATGATTGTTGACCCGGACCTGTTGGTACCGGATCGCAGCAAAACCATTGAAGAGGGTGCGTTTGATGCCTGGACAGGTGGTACATCCACCTATTATCCGCAGTTCCTCAAATCGGTATGCGAACACTTTAACATTCCGCAAAACGTACCTGTAGAAGACCTGCCTGCTGAACAAATGAACAAGCTTTTGCAGGGTACAGGTACGGAGAAAATTCGTTTCCGGTACGAGAATGATTTTGGACAACGGAAAGAAGCATTGGTTACCTTTGAAGGTATTGTGAATAATCTGGAGCGTCGTTACCGTGAGACAGCATCCGAAGGTATCCGTGAATTCATTGAAGGTTATATGAGTGCTAAGCCTTGTGGAACATGTAAAGGACAGCGACTGAAACGTGAAAGCCTTGCAGTTACGATTAACGATCACAACATGGCGTATGTGACAAGTTTGTCCATTGGAGAAGCTGGTCGTTTCTTCGACTCGCTGCAATTGAGTGAGAAAGAAGAAATAATCGCTAAACTTATTTTAAAAGAAATCAACAGCCGTCTCGGCTTCCTGGTAAACGTAGGACTGGATTACTTGACCCTGAGCCGTGCTGCAGGAACGTTGTCCGGTGGTGAAGCCCAGCGGATCAGACTGGCGACACAGATTGGTTCCAGCCTGATGGGCGTGCTGTATATTCTGGATGAGCCGAGTATCGGCCTGCATCAACGGGATAACGATCGTCTGATCTCCACACTCGCTCACATGCGGGATATCGGTAACACACTGATCGTGGTTGAACATGATGAGGATACGATGATGGCCGCCGATTATATTATCGATATTGGTCCGGGGGCAGGTATCCACGGTGGTACCATCATGTCTCAGGGCACACCGGAAGAAATCATGAATGACGAGAACTCGCTAACGGGTCAATATCTCAGTGGGCGCAAGTTTATTCCGGTACGTACCGAACGCCGTAGTGTCGGGGACCGCTGGTTGGAAGTACGTGGAGCGAAGGAAAATAACCTGAAAAACCTGAATGTAAAAATTCCAGTGGGTGTATTCACCGCAGTAACGGGTGTATCCGGCTCGGGTAAATCAACGCTAATTAATGAGATTTTGTATAAAACGCTGGCTCGTGATTTGAACCGCGCACGGGTACGCCCTGGTCAGCACAAAGAGATTCGGGGTCTGGAACATATCGATAAAGTTATTGATATTGACCAGTCGCCAATCGGACGGACACCACGTTCCAACCCGGCTACCTATACAGGCGTCTTTGATGACATCCGTGATCTGTTTGCACAGACCAATGAAGCCAAAGTGCGTGGATACAAAAAAGGCAGATTTAGTTTCAATATTAAAGGTGGTCGTTGTGAAGCATGTCGTGGGGACGGCATTATCAAAATTGAGATGCACTTCCTGCCAGATGTCTACGTGCCTTGTGAGGTCTGCAAAGGCAAACGGTATAATCGCGAAACCCTTGAAGTCAAATACAAAAACAGAAATATTGCAGATGTGCTGGAAATGACGGTAGAGGATGCAACGCAGTTCTTCGAGAACATTCCGAAAATTCATCGCAAAATGCAAACCTTACTTGACGTAGGGTTGGGCTATATTAACCTGGGTCAGCCTGCAACAACGTTGTCTGGCGGTGAAGCACAACGCGTGAAGCTCGCTTCCGAGTTGTATCGTCGCAGTACGGGTAAAACAATATATATTCTGGATGAGCCAACGACCGGTCTTCATGTCGATGATATTGATCGTCTGCTGAACGTCCTGCACCGTCTGGTGGATTCCGGAGAATCGGTACTGGTTATCGAGCATAACCTGGATGTTATCAAAACAGCCGATTATATTGTTGATCTGGGTCCAGAAGGTGGAAGTGGTGGCGGAACTATTGTTGCGACAGGTACACCAGAGGATATTATTAAAGTGGAAGCTTCCTATACTGGTAAGTACTTGAAGCCAGTATTGGAGCGGGATACGGAACGAAGCAAGACGTTACAATTGACGGAATAA
- a CDS encoding DUF1266 domain-containing protein, which yields MRGHHATESSSIHRVTDKELWFRGMAAILNEIIDLDINNDYEYHADEEQREKFCTKLEENWEIHDRKSLMSSLDWIRNEGYRISFDEKRTFLSTMSEKDQGNYMNSLDPDTGKYHEYLVVKTYMHKLPAEGVAAWDWGCYANLCRQSAHVGYITETESEQLVLQAALDAQSAYTSWKAYTVAFMAGRLYWLEKTDESVVKRQMNYLQNLFVHPNSIYKKIDWNLSLQ from the coding sequence TTGAGAGGACACCATGCGACAGAATCCTCGTCTATACATCGTGTTACGGACAAAGAACTTTGGTTTCGTGGCATGGCTGCTATACTTAACGAAATCATCGATCTGGATATTAACAATGATTATGAGTATCATGCAGATGAAGAACAACGAGAAAAATTTTGCACCAAATTAGAGGAAAACTGGGAAATTCATGACAGGAAGAGTTTGATGTCTTCACTGGATTGGATTCGGAACGAAGGATATCGTATATCATTTGATGAGAAGCGGACTTTCTTGAGTACAATGTCTGAAAAGGATCAGGGGAATTATATGAACTCACTGGATCCAGATACAGGGAAATATCACGAATATCTGGTGGTTAAAACATATATGCACAAATTACCAGCCGAAGGAGTTGCAGCGTGGGACTGGGGATGTTATGCGAACCTGTGTCGACAAAGCGCCCATGTGGGTTATATAACTGAAACTGAATCAGAACAGCTGGTTTTACAGGCGGCATTAGACGCACAATCCGCGTATACGTCCTGGAAGGCCTACACGGTGGCTTTTATGGCAGGGAGGCTATACTGGCTTGAAAAAACCGATGAATCGGTTGTAAAGCGGCAAATGAATTATCTACAGAATCTGTTTGTTCATCCAAACAGCATCTATAAAAAGATAGATTGGAATCTTTCGTTACAATAG
- a CDS encoding flagellar motor protein MotB, producing the protein MSRRSKRRGKREPGDHRDRWMITYADLITLLLIFFVIMYAMSNLDSGKYDVVTQSLQNTFNQSNSLLDQGEGIGGTAGQAITKNPPSQIQGEDPGEGEGSSSDSETGKPDDEDQPLTEREEQFRSQEQELQNLFNVITQYIEDNKLENQIFVADKPQGISITLSDRFLFDQGKAALKSDASPTLSKLASLFRDLSTVVSIEGHTDNVPVGANATYKDNWELSGARALSVLRFFLDKEKLDPDGFQYAGYADTRPTSDNTTAAGRQKNRRVEITVLRQLQP; encoded by the coding sequence ATGAGTCGGCGCAGTAAACGGCGCGGAAAACGTGAACCTGGAGATCATCGAGATCGCTGGATGATTACCTATGCCGATCTCATTACCCTGCTGCTGATCTTTTTTGTGATCATGTATGCCATGAGCAATCTGGATTCTGGCAAATACGATGTGGTTACTCAATCGTTGCAAAATACTTTCAACCAATCCAACTCCCTGCTTGATCAAGGTGAAGGCATTGGTGGTACAGCTGGACAAGCCATTACCAAAAATCCACCTTCCCAGATTCAGGGCGAAGACCCTGGAGAAGGCGAAGGATCCTCTTCCGACTCCGAAACAGGCAAGCCAGATGATGAAGATCAGCCACTTACGGAGCGGGAAGAGCAATTCAGATCACAGGAGCAGGAGCTGCAAAATCTGTTCAATGTGATTACCCAGTATATCGAGGACAATAAACTGGAAAATCAGATTTTTGTTGCAGACAAGCCGCAAGGCATCTCTATCACACTCAGTGACCGCTTCCTGTTTGATCAGGGAAAAGCTGCACTCAAAAGTGATGCTTCACCCACACTAAGCAAATTGGCAAGCCTGTTCCGTGACCTGAGCACAGTTGTCAGCATTGAAGGACATACGGACAACGTTCCTGTCGGGGCAAACGCTACCTATAAAGACAATTGGGAGCTTTCCGGTGCACGTGCACTGTCTGTATTGCGATTTTTTCTCGATAAAGAAAAGCTTGATCCTGACGGTTTTCAATATGCCGGATACGCGGATACCCGCCCAACCAGTGACAATACCACGGCGGCTGGACGGCAAAAGAACCGCCGTGTAGAAATTACCGTGTTGCGGCAACTCCAGCCATAA
- the uvrB gene encoding excinuclease ABC subunit UvrB — protein MSDIIMSDKTFEIESEFSPQGDQPVAIEELVKGVQEGKRYQTLLGATGTGKTFTIAQTIAKLQRPTLIIAHNKTLAAQLASEFKDFFPNNMVEYFVSYYDYFQPEAYIPSSDTYIEKDSSINEEIDKLRHAATSSLFERRDVIIVASVSCIYGLGSPHSYSSMLLSLRVGMEKPRNQILSRLVEIQYQRNDINFVRGTFRVRGDVIEIFPASKGEHAIRVELFGDEIEKITEIDVLTGELVGEREHIAIFPASHFVTQEETMRVALVNIERELEERLEVLREQGKLLEAQRLEQRTRYDIEMMKEVGFCSGIENYSGPLTFRERGDTPYTLMDYFPDDMLIVVDESHVTLPQIRAMYNGDQARKTVLVDHGFRLPSALDNRPLKFEEFEEKMNQIIYVSATPGPYEIEHTDTMVQQIIRPTGLLDPIIELRPTKGQIDDLIGEINDRIAKDERVLITTLTKKMSEDLTDYLKEIGIKVRYLHSEIKTLERMAILRDLRLGTFHVLIGINLLREGLDLPEVSLVAILDADKEGFLRSERSLIQTIGRAARNSEGRVILYGDKVTDSMDKAIKETERRRAIQIEYNEKHGITPQTIRKKVRDVIEATKVAESKKDYLTGAAEKMSKKERQSLIQRLEAEMKDAAKNLQFERAAELRDALLELRAE, from the coding sequence ATGAGCGATATTATAATGAGCGACAAAACGTTCGAAATCGAGTCAGAGTTTTCTCCCCAAGGTGATCAGCCTGTAGCCATTGAAGAATTGGTGAAGGGTGTTCAGGAGGGGAAGAGATATCAGACGCTACTGGGTGCAACCGGTACGGGTAAGACGTTTACCATTGCACAGACGATTGCCAAGCTGCAACGTCCCACGCTGATTATTGCCCACAATAAAACGCTGGCAGCACAGCTTGCAAGTGAGTTCAAAGACTTTTTTCCAAATAATATGGTTGAGTATTTTGTCAGTTACTACGATTACTTTCAGCCAGAAGCCTATATTCCTTCCTCGGATACGTATATCGAGAAGGATTCAAGTATCAATGAAGAGATCGATAAATTGCGCCATGCGGCTACGAGTTCATTGTTCGAACGCAGAGATGTCATTATTGTAGCGAGTGTATCCTGCATCTATGGTTTGGGTTCGCCGCATTCGTATTCGAGCATGCTTCTGTCCCTGCGGGTAGGAATGGAGAAACCACGCAATCAGATTTTGTCTCGTCTGGTAGAGATTCAGTATCAGCGCAATGATATTAACTTTGTGCGTGGCACGTTCCGCGTTCGCGGAGACGTTATCGAAATTTTCCCGGCATCAAAGGGTGAACATGCGATTCGGGTGGAATTGTTCGGTGATGAGATTGAGAAAATTACGGAGATTGACGTGTTAACCGGAGAACTGGTTGGCGAACGTGAACATATCGCCATATTCCCGGCATCTCACTTCGTAACCCAAGAAGAGACGATGCGCGTCGCGTTGGTGAACATTGAGCGTGAACTGGAAGAGCGTCTTGAAGTGCTGAGAGAACAGGGGAAATTGCTGGAGGCTCAGCGACTGGAGCAACGTACACGTTACGATATCGAGATGATGAAGGAAGTCGGGTTCTGTTCAGGGATTGAGAACTATTCCGGACCACTGACGTTCCGTGAACGTGGCGATACACCTTACACACTGATGGACTATTTCCCGGATGACATGTTGATTGTGGTCGATGAGTCCCACGTGACGCTGCCACAGATCCGTGCAATGTATAACGGTGACCAAGCACGGAAGACTGTACTGGTTGACCACGGATTCCGTCTGCCATCTGCGTTGGATAACCGTCCGCTCAAATTCGAAGAGTTCGAAGAAAAGATGAATCAGATCATCTATGTATCCGCGACACCGGGTCCTTACGAAATAGAGCATACGGATACGATGGTACAACAGATCATTCGTCCAACCGGTCTGCTTGATCCAATTATTGAACTGCGCCCAACGAAGGGACAGATCGATGATCTGATCGGTGAGATTAACGACCGGATTGCGAAAGACGAGCGGGTCCTGATCACAACATTAACGAAGAAGATGTCCGAGGATTTAACAGATTATCTGAAGGAGATTGGAATCAAGGTACGTTATTTGCACTCCGAGATCAAGACGTTGGAGCGTATGGCGATCCTGCGTGATCTAAGGCTGGGTACGTTCCATGTGCTGATCGGAATCAACTTACTCCGGGAAGGTCTCGATCTTCCTGAAGTTTCTCTGGTAGCCATTTTGGATGCCGACAAAGAAGGCTTCCTGCGCTCGGAACGCTCACTGATCCAAACGATTGGTCGGGCAGCGCGGAACAGCGAAGGTAGAGTCATTCTGTATGGTGACAAAGTGACGGATTCCATGGATAAGGCGATTAAGGAAACAGAACGCCGTCGTGCAATCCAGATTGAATATAACGAAAAACATGGCATTACACCACAGACGATTCGTAAAAAAGTGCGTGATGTGATTGAAGCAACCAAAGTTGCCGAATCCAAGAAAGATTATCTTACAGGCGCTGCCGAGAAGATGTCGAAGAAGGAACGTCAGTCACTTATTCAGCGCCTAGAGGCAGAGATGAAAGACGCAGCCAAAAACCTGCAGTTTGAGCGTGCTGCTGAACTTCGTGATGCATTGCTGGAACTGCGCGCAGAATAG
- a CDS encoding flagellar motor protein, translating to MDIATLIGIIAGIAAVISGFLWEGGQLSGLMQKTAALIVFGGTIAAVVASFPAHRLRTIPAALRMAFGRNNNDSSQWVEELVDMSSIARRSGVLALERKVMYHPHPFLQDGIQMVVDGTDQDVVRQIMEMEIDSVEQKYEGYAKIFESAGGYAPTMGIIGTVMGLIQVLGSLTDPTGLGPAIAVAFTATLYGVASANLIFLPIASKIKSRGADEIQTMEMLLEGVLSIQNGENPQLVRKRLESFTLSHRQITRPVVKEGLDESAQ from the coding sequence ATGGATATTGCGACACTTATCGGCATTATTGCCGGGATTGCCGCAGTCATTAGTGGTTTTTTATGGGAAGGTGGCCAATTATCCGGTCTGATGCAAAAGACCGCTGCTCTAATTGTATTTGGTGGAACAATTGCCGCAGTTGTTGCCAGTTTCCCTGCACATCGGCTGCGTACGATTCCTGCTGCCCTCCGCATGGCCTTTGGGCGTAACAACAATGACTCAAGCCAGTGGGTTGAAGAACTTGTAGATATGTCTTCAATTGCTCGCCGCTCAGGCGTGCTTGCACTGGAACGAAAAGTGATGTACCATCCGCATCCATTTTTACAAGATGGTATTCAGATGGTTGTCGATGGCACAGATCAGGATGTTGTTCGCCAGATCATGGAGATGGAAATTGATTCCGTCGAACAAAAATATGAAGGTTATGCCAAAATTTTTGAATCAGCAGGCGGTTATGCTCCAACGATGGGTATCATTGGTACCGTGATGGGACTTATTCAGGTACTTGGCAGTCTGACCGATCCTACCGGACTCGGACCAGCCATTGCTGTTGCTTTTACCGCAACCCTTTACGGGGTCGCCAGTGCCAATCTTATCTTTTTACCCATTGCTTCCAAAATCAAATCCCGTGGAGCAGACGAAATTCAGACGATGGAAATGCTGCTCGAGGGCGTACTATCCATTCAGAACGGGGAGAACCCTCAGCTTGTGCGTAAACGGCTGGAGTCCTTCACACTCTCTCACCGCCAGATCACACGTCCTGTAGTGAAGGAGGGATTGGATGAGTCGGCGCAGTAA